The Platichthys flesus chromosome 18, fPlaFle2.1, whole genome shotgun sequence genome includes a window with the following:
- the ccn6 gene encoding cellular communication network factor 6 has protein sequence MLSLLCRSLLLFLAQQCLSRAQNNGQLPAPRGGQSVAERRQFCQWPCECRERPHCAPGVSAVLDGCGCCKSCARQIGEPCNERDICDPHKGMYCDFSADQPKFEVGVCAYMMAVGCDLNGAHYENGEAFQTSPLYKCTCIAGAIGCTPAFIQKPAGLLGPAPLTGSLPAGLRGGQSPKKHQQDTSYMSAWKRNCLVQTTPWSPCSKTCGLGISVRVNNDNSKCEMRKDRRLCLLRPCDRSIIRSIKMPKGKTCRPKFQAKKEEKLKLSGCTSTKKFKPTYCGVCTDKRCCVPNKSLMIKVNFTCKGGSNTQWKMQWITSCVCQRKCNNPDDMFSELRLL, from the exons ATGCTATCGCTTCTCTGCCGttccctgctgctcttccttGCTCAACAG TGCCTCAGCAGGGCACAGAACAATGGCCAGCTGCCTGCTCCTCGAGGTGGACAGTCTGTGGCCGAAAGGCGCCAGTTCTGCCAGTGGCCCTGCGAGTGTCGGGAGAGACCTCACTGTGCCCCGGGGGTGAGCGCCGTCCTGGATGGTTGTGGCTGCTGCAAGAGCTGTGCCAGGCAGATTGGGGAACCCTGCAATGAGAGGGACATATGTGACCCGCACAAGGGCATGTACTGCGACTTCTCAGCAGACCAGCCTAAGTTTGAGGTTGGAGTGTGCGCAT ACATGATGGCCGTGGGCTGTGACCTAAATGGGGCCCACTATGAAAACGGAGAAGCTTTCCAGACCAGCCCCCTCTATAAGTGCACATGTATTGCTGGAGCCATTGGCTGCACCCCTGCTTTCATCCAGAAGCCTGCTGGTCTCTTAGGCCCCGCCCCACTGACGGGCAGCCTGCCAGCTGGCCTCCGCGGTGGTCAGAGCCCAAAGAAGCACCAGCAGGACACTAGCTACATGTCAG CCTGGAAGAGGAACTGCCTGGTCCAGACCACCCCCTGGAGTCCCTGCTCCAAGACCTGTGGCCTGGGAATCTCTGTCCGCGTGAACAACGACAACAGCAAATGTGAGATGAGGAAGGATCGTCGCCTGTGCCTGCTGCGACCATGTGACAGGAGTATTATTCGGAGCATTAAG ATGCCAAAGGGAAAGACATGCCGGCCGAAATTCCAggcaaagaaagaggagaagctgaaacTCTCTGGCTGTACTAGTACCAAAAAGTTTAAGCCCACATACTGCGGCGTCTGTACAGACAAACGCTGCTGTGTACCAAACAAGTCCCTAATGATCAAAGTCAACTTCACTTGCAAAGGAGGCTCCAACACACAGTGGAAGATGCAGTGGATAACATCCTGCGTGTGCCAGAGGAAGTGCAACAATCCAGATGACATGTTTTCTGAGCTTCGGTTACTCTAG
- the tube1 gene encoding tubulin epsilon chain isoform X2 — MTQSIVVQVGQCGNQVGCRFWDLALREHAHVNKMGEYDEALGSFFRNVDSRNRACGVGGRIQHLKARAVLVDMEEGVVNEILQGPLGEVFDSTQLLTDVSGSGNNWAVGHMTYGSCYREQIVDTLRKAAEHCDCLQCFFLIHSMGGGTGSGLGTRVLSLLEEEFPEVCRIVTSVYPSAEDDVITSPYNSVLAMKELTEHADCVIPVENQSLVDIVSKIKHMSDGGIPGRVIKRDSTIISGESGLSGAEKPFDAMNNIVANLLLNITSSARFEGSLNMDLNEIAMNLVPFPRLHYLVPSLTPLYTLADVSIPTRRLRPSLPFVSWNQEGWKTGLCSVPPVGHSHALLALANNTCVKSRFMELRESFTKLYRKKAHLHHYLNVEGMEQRSFSEALNSLSSLIEEYDHLDATKGKLMRDAARLSIAR; from the exons ATGACACAGTCAATCGTTGTCCAGG TTGGACAGTGCGGGAACCAGGTTGGCTGCAGGTTCTGGGATCTAGCTCTGCGAGAACATGCTCACGTCAACAAG ATGGGAGAGTACGATGAGGCTCTCGGTAGCTTTTTCCGGAATGTGGACTCAAG AAATAGAGCCTGTGGTGTCGGCGGGAGAATCCAGCATCTTAAGGCTAGA GCGGTGCTGGTGGACATGGAGGAGGGTGTGGTCAATGAGATCCTGCAAGGCCCACTGGGAGAAGTGTTCGACAGCACTCAGCTCCTCACAGACGTGTCAGGTTCAGGCAACAACTG GGCGGTTGGACACATGACATACGGCTCATGCTACAGGGAGCAGATAGTGGATACACTGCGAAAGGCAGCAGAGCACTGTGACTGTCTGCAGTGCTTTTTTCTCATCCACTCTATGGGAGGAG GTACTGGTTCGGGCTTGGGGACCAGAGTGCTGAGCCTGCTGGAAGAGGAATTCCCAGAGGTGTGTCGAATTGTTACCTCAGTCTATCCATCTGCTGAGGATGACGTCATCACCTCCCCTTACAACAGTGTCCTGGCCATGAAAGAGCTGACAGAGCACGCTGACTGTGTCATTCCAGTGGAAAACCAG TCATTGGTTGACATTGTGAGTAAGATTAAACACATGTCTGACGGTGGAATACCGGGGCGGGTGATCAAGAGAGACAGCACCATCATCTCTGGAGAGAGCGGCCTCAGCGGAGCAGAGAAGCCCTTCGATGCCATGAATAACATTGTGGCTAACCTGTTGCTCAATATTACCAG CTCAGCCCGTTTTGAGGGTTCTCTCAACATGGACCTGAACGAGATAGCCATGAACCTGGTGCCTTTCCCTCGTTTACACTACCTGGTGCCGAGCCTCACCCCTCTGTACACGCTGGCTGACGTCAGTATCCCCACCAGAAG ATTGAGGCCATCGCTCCCCTTTGTCTCATGGAACCAAGAAGGCTGGAAGACAGGCCTGTGTTCAGTGCCTCCTGTGGGTCACTCTCACGCCCTGTTAGCCTTGGCCAACAACACATGTGTGAAGTCTAGATTCATGGAGCTGAGAGAGAGTTTTACCAAGCTCTACAGGAAGAAG gcTCACTTACATCACTACCTGAATGTAGAGGGGATGGAGCAGAGAAGCTTCTCAGAGGCCCTCAACTCTCTCAGCTCCTTGATTGAAGAGTACGATCATCTTGATGCCACCAAGGGGAAACTCATGCGTGACGCAGCCAGGCTCAGCATTGCCAGATGA
- the tube1 gene encoding tubulin epsilon chain isoform X1, translated as MTQSIVVQVGQCGNQVGCRFWDLALREHAHVNKMGEYDEALGSFFRNVDSRNRACGVGGRIQHLKARAVLVDMEEGVVNEILQGPLGEVFDSTQLLTDVSGSGNNWAVGHMTYGSCYREQIVDTLRKAAEHCDCLQCFFLIHSMGGGTGSGLGTRVLSLLEEEFPEVCRIVTSVYPSAEDDVITSPYNSVLAMKELTEHADCVIPVENQSLVDIVSKIKHMSDGGIPGRVIKRDSTIISGESGLSGAEKPFDAMNNIVANLLLNITSSARFEGSLNMDLNEIAMNLVPFPRLHYLVPSLTPLYTLADVSIPTRRLDQMFSDAFSKDHQLFRCDPKHSLYLACALMVRGNVQVSDLRRNIERLRPSLPFVSWNQEGWKTGLCSVPPVGHSHALLALANNTCVKSRFMELRESFTKLYRKKAHLHHYLNVEGMEQRSFSEALNSLSSLIEEYDHLDATKGKLMRDAARLSIAR; from the exons ATGACACAGTCAATCGTTGTCCAGG TTGGACAGTGCGGGAACCAGGTTGGCTGCAGGTTCTGGGATCTAGCTCTGCGAGAACATGCTCACGTCAACAAG ATGGGAGAGTACGATGAGGCTCTCGGTAGCTTTTTCCGGAATGTGGACTCAAG AAATAGAGCCTGTGGTGTCGGCGGGAGAATCCAGCATCTTAAGGCTAGA GCGGTGCTGGTGGACATGGAGGAGGGTGTGGTCAATGAGATCCTGCAAGGCCCACTGGGAGAAGTGTTCGACAGCACTCAGCTCCTCACAGACGTGTCAGGTTCAGGCAACAACTG GGCGGTTGGACACATGACATACGGCTCATGCTACAGGGAGCAGATAGTGGATACACTGCGAAAGGCAGCAGAGCACTGTGACTGTCTGCAGTGCTTTTTTCTCATCCACTCTATGGGAGGAG GTACTGGTTCGGGCTTGGGGACCAGAGTGCTGAGCCTGCTGGAAGAGGAATTCCCAGAGGTGTGTCGAATTGTTACCTCAGTCTATCCATCTGCTGAGGATGACGTCATCACCTCCCCTTACAACAGTGTCCTGGCCATGAAAGAGCTGACAGAGCACGCTGACTGTGTCATTCCAGTGGAAAACCAG TCATTGGTTGACATTGTGAGTAAGATTAAACACATGTCTGACGGTGGAATACCGGGGCGGGTGATCAAGAGAGACAGCACCATCATCTCTGGAGAGAGCGGCCTCAGCGGAGCAGAGAAGCCCTTCGATGCCATGAATAACATTGTGGCTAACCTGTTGCTCAATATTACCAG CTCAGCCCGTTTTGAGGGTTCTCTCAACATGGACCTGAACGAGATAGCCATGAACCTGGTGCCTTTCCCTCGTTTACACTACCTGGTGCCGAGCCTCACCCCTCTGTACACGCTGGCTGACGTCAGTATCCCCACCAGAAG ACTGGATCAAATGTTTAGCGACGCCTTCAGTAAAGACCACCAGCTATTCCGATGTGATCCGAAGCACAGCCTGTACCTGGCCTGCGCCCTCATGGTCAGGGGGAACGTGCAGGTGTCGGACCTCCGCAGAAACATTGAGAG ATTGAGGCCATCGCTCCCCTTTGTCTCATGGAACCAAGAAGGCTGGAAGACAGGCCTGTGTTCAGTGCCTCCTGTGGGTCACTCTCACGCCCTGTTAGCCTTGGCCAACAACACATGTGTGAAGTCTAGATTCATGGAGCTGAGAGAGAGTTTTACCAAGCTCTACAGGAAGAAG gcTCACTTACATCACTACCTGAATGTAGAGGGGATGGAGCAGAGAAGCTTCTCAGAGGCCCTCAACTCTCTCAGCTCCTTGATTGAAGAGTACGATCATCTTGATGCCACCAAGGGGAAACTCATGCGTGACGCAGCCAGGCTCAGCATTGCCAGATGA